In a single window of the Aminomonas paucivorans DSM 12260 genome:
- a CDS encoding DUF6506 family protein, with protein sequence MELKRYGFILKGPGYDPEEHRAVLDSGSFRTQVVAVSSTEQACAAARILFDQGIQILELCGGFDQEAASRVVEALEGRIPVGRVVFDPVEARKAAAPLTAQDHEKAPTEDR encoded by the coding sequence ATGGAACTCAAGAGGTACGGCTTCATCCTGAAGGGCCCCGGCTACGATCCGGAGGAACACCGGGCGGTGCTGGATTCCGGGTCCTTCCGCACTCAGGTCGTGGCAGTCTCCTCCACGGAACAGGCCTGCGCGGCCGCCCGAATCCTGTTCGATCAGGGAATCCAGATCCTGGAACTCTGCGGGGGGTTCGACCAGGAGGCAGCAAGCCGGGTCGTGGAGGCCCTGGAGGGACGGATCCCCGTGGGACGGGTGGTCTTTGATCCGGTGGAGGCCCGAAAGGCCGCGGCCCCTCTGACTGCGCAGGACCACGAAAAAGCCCCTACCGAGGATCGGTAG
- a CDS encoding cell division protein ZapA has product MRDGTMEQRLTLLVGRKTYSVVTSLGEERAREVSEVVRQVLDQTDPSLSQEERLFLVSMLLASQMVHLRERLEILAGPEGEESS; this is encoded by the coding sequence GTGCGGGACGGGACGATGGAACAACGCCTCACCCTTCTCGTGGGCAGAAAGACCTACTCCGTGGTCACCTCCCTGGGGGAGGAACGGGCCCGGGAGGTCTCGGAGGTGGTCCGTCAGGTTCTGGACCAGACGGACCCCTCCCTGAGCCAGGAAGAACGCCTCTTCCTGGTCTCCATGCTCCTGGCGAGCCAGATGGTGCACCTGAGGGAGAGGCTGGAGATCCTGGCGGGACCGGAAGGGGAGGAGTCCTCGTGA
- a CDS encoding endonuclease MutS2, translated as MWCEPHTYQALEIDKILRILAAGCRSPLGQETLHKLTPAGDGTALARRVGRFRAYLQARDRQGEYPWDGRLRPLSPLAEEARRAGWLTGEELVTVRIALLLAKRLRQRLRTDGETWPELKDLARTFHDWDEEVAALEVLDEDGRFYDHASPELKRIRQKQFTVRDAIKRRSQQLFQDSGTASMLQERVLSLRNGRFCVLVRMDAAGGYPGLVLEKSSSGNSIYVEPQILLPLNNQWAVLLEEEREEESRLLRALTGLILKREKALLDTEESLGLLDLFYALGERMDRDRWTLPEWTPKKTLDFRQARHPLLGDRAVPLDLLCGEGYRMLVITGPNTGGKTVALKTLGVCAYLAWMGFPVPCREDSRVGEVGELFADIGDEQSIEQNLSTFSAHVHHLVAILKSATERSLVLLDELGAGTDPDEGSALGIALLEHFRKLGCLLWATTHHNPIKHFALATSGVETASMEFDLSTLSPTYRLRLGIPGKSNALLIARKLGMPGGVLRRAREAMEGQHADFEALLGELEEKRRRLEREMETLETKTREAERLRRDFETRNKEIQEKKDKLLEQADHKASRIIREAEEGAKALLRNLREAELAKAHQEYQRKKHHFDRLEDRREEREVRRVNRLAAEGSTGEPQVGDRVEIPGSGLRGDLVALEGGDALVQSGPMRVRVPLKRLKRSADQQRNDPPPRIQVSAPRGVSSSLMVRGMTVDEAMPLVEQYLDQAYRAGYGEVSVIHGRGEGILRREVQELCKRTPFVESHRLGGPGEGGYGVTIVRFAS; from the coding sequence ATGTGGTGTGAACCCCATACATACCAAGCCCTGGAAATCGACAAGATCCTCCGCATCCTCGCCGCGGGGTGCCGCAGCCCCCTGGGCCAGGAGACCCTGCACAAACTGACGCCGGCGGGGGACGGCACCGCCCTGGCCCGTAGGGTGGGACGCTTCCGGGCGTACCTCCAGGCCCGGGACCGGCAGGGGGAATACCCCTGGGACGGCAGGCTTCGTCCCCTTTCTCCCCTGGCGGAGGAGGCCCGGCGCGCCGGGTGGCTTACCGGGGAAGAGCTGGTCACCGTGCGCATCGCCCTCCTGTTGGCCAAGCGTCTGCGCCAGCGCCTTCGGACGGACGGGGAGACCTGGCCGGAACTCAAGGACCTGGCCCGGACCTTCCACGATTGGGACGAGGAAGTGGCGGCCCTGGAGGTGCTGGACGAGGACGGGCGCTTCTACGACCATGCCTCGCCGGAGCTGAAGCGCATCCGGCAGAAGCAGTTCACCGTCCGGGATGCCATCAAGCGCCGTTCCCAGCAGCTCTTCCAGGACTCGGGCACCGCCTCCATGCTTCAGGAACGGGTGCTCTCCCTGCGCAACGGCCGCTTCTGCGTCCTGGTGCGCATGGACGCCGCGGGGGGCTACCCCGGGCTGGTGCTGGAAAAGTCCTCCTCGGGCAACAGCATCTACGTGGAGCCTCAGATCCTGCTCCCCCTGAACAACCAGTGGGCGGTGCTTCTGGAGGAGGAACGGGAGGAGGAGAGCCGCCTCCTCCGTGCCCTCACGGGGCTGATCCTGAAGCGGGAGAAGGCCTTGCTGGACACGGAGGAGAGCCTGGGGCTCCTGGACCTGTTCTACGCCCTGGGGGAGAGGATGGACCGGGACCGCTGGACCCTTCCGGAATGGACCCCCAAGAAGACCCTGGACTTCCGCCAGGCCCGGCACCCCCTCCTGGGGGATCGGGCGGTGCCCCTGGACCTGCTCTGCGGGGAGGGGTACCGGATGCTGGTCATCACGGGGCCCAACACGGGGGGGAAGACCGTGGCCCTCAAGACCCTGGGGGTGTGCGCCTACCTGGCCTGGATGGGTTTCCCCGTGCCCTGCCGGGAGGATTCCCGGGTGGGGGAGGTGGGGGAACTCTTCGCCGACATCGGGGACGAACAGAGCATCGAACAGAACCTCTCCACCTTCAGCGCCCACGTGCACCATCTGGTGGCCATCCTCAAGAGCGCCACGGAGCGGTCCCTGGTGCTGCTGGACGAGCTGGGGGCGGGGACGGATCCCGACGAGGGTTCGGCCCTGGGCATCGCCCTGCTGGAGCACTTCCGCAAGCTGGGGTGTCTGCTCTGGGCCACCACCCACCACAACCCCATCAAGCACTTCGCCCTGGCCACCTCCGGGGTGGAGACCGCATCCATGGAGTTCGACCTGTCCACCCTCTCTCCCACCTACCGGCTGCGCCTGGGTATCCCCGGGAAGAGCAACGCCCTGCTCATCGCCCGCAAGCTGGGCATGCCCGGGGGGGTGCTCCGTCGGGCCCGGGAGGCCATGGAGGGACAGCACGCGGACTTTGAAGCCCTGCTGGGGGAGCTGGAGGAGAAACGCCGACGCCTGGAGCGGGAGATGGAGACCCTGGAGACCAAGACCCGGGAGGCGGAACGCCTGCGTCGGGACTTCGAGACCCGCAACAAGGAGATCCAGGAGAAGAAGGACAAGCTGCTGGAACAGGCGGACCACAAGGCCTCCCGCATCATCCGGGAGGCGGAGGAGGGCGCCAAGGCCCTGCTGCGCAACCTCCGGGAGGCGGAACTGGCCAAGGCCCACCAGGAGTACCAACGGAAGAAGCATCACTTCGACCGCCTGGAAGATCGGCGGGAAGAGAGGGAGGTCCGCCGGGTCAACCGTCTGGCCGCGGAGGGAAGCACCGGGGAGCCCCAGGTGGGGGACCGGGTGGAGATCCCCGGCTCGGGCCTTCGGGGGGACCTGGTGGCCCTCGAAGGGGGGGACGCCCTGGTGCAGTCCGGTCCCATGCGGGTCCGGGTGCCCCTGAAGCGGCTCAAGCGCAGCGCGGACCAGCAGCGCAACGACCCCCCTCCCCGGATTCAGGTCTCCGCCCCTCGGGGTGTGTCCAGTTCCCTCATGGTGCGGGGCATGACCGTGGACGAGGCCATGCCCCTGGTGGAGCAGTATCTGGACCAGGCCTACCGGGCGGGGTACGGGGAGGTCTCGGTGATCCACGGCCGGGGAGAGGGCATCCTGCGCCGGGAGGTGCAGGAGCTGTGCAAGCGCACCCCCTTCGTGGAGTCCCATCGTCTGGGGGGACCCGGCGAGGGGGGCTACGGGGTCACCATCGTCCGGTTCGCGTCCTGA
- the pheT gene encoding phenylalanine--tRNA ligase subunit beta produces the protein MRVYWKWLEELVTLPLGPEALADRLTMTGTEVESIETPCGALSGVLVARVVSCEPHPEKGSLRVVRADLGGGREATVVTGAANARVGAKFPYAPPGATLADGTVLGTRDFDGVSSAGMLLSAEELGLEGLDGEGGLLSLPEEAPEGTDFRAWAGLDVPVLDLSITPNRGDLCSLMGVAREVHGLLEDAPLRGPLPLSGTGEVEWADSFGGIRLEDSGCEQYALGYGENIRIAPAPLEARLKLLLSGMRPVSNVVDATNLAMLLFGQPLHAFDRDRLPGSDIRVRGARPGERLVTLDGKERVLEEQDLVIASGETPIGLAGVMGGLDSEIVPETKRILLESAVFDPSRVSRTSRRLGLPSQAAFRFSRGLDSTRVLPAAEYVLDLLSRWAGMRPGNRILHQFRDIPAPRTVLLRRETLRRVLLWDGLEEAVPGLERLGFGVQPQEGLGEDRVLFRVPSWRNDVEAEEDLVEEVGRLRGYDRIAPRIPGCLHGRGVLPESFLALRQVRQAALARGYVEVMTYSFLHPRELERLHFSPQDPRGNPPGLLNPISQEQVAMRTCILPGLLRALEQNLRSGWRGSMRFFETGNVFFHDAQEGYRESEHLAGLVYLGKDRHVLYGDRLREDFFTVKADVEALLAARGIVAQWREGEEPFGHRGQTAAILRDGVPRGTLCRLKPALARELDAEEGIFVFELDLDAFSPAVRGVYGNPFRFPPAQRDVALLVSVDRPAEAVREEILTLGDRERIRGVELFDHFEGKGIPEGFRSLAFSVLYRHPDRTLRDEEVEGAHLELRRKLQEKGYTLR, from the coding sequence ATGCGGGTGTACTGGAAATGGCTGGAGGAGCTGGTGACCCTCCCCCTGGGTCCCGAGGCCCTGGCAGATCGGCTCACCATGACGGGCACGGAGGTGGAGTCCATCGAGACCCCCTGCGGCGCCCTCTCGGGCGTCCTGGTGGCTCGGGTGGTCTCCTGCGAGCCGCACCCGGAAAAGGGATCCCTTCGGGTGGTCCGGGCGGACCTGGGCGGAGGGCGGGAGGCCACGGTGGTCACCGGAGCGGCCAACGCGAGGGTGGGGGCCAAGTTCCCCTACGCCCCCCCCGGAGCGACCCTGGCGGACGGGACGGTCCTGGGCACCCGGGACTTCGACGGGGTGTCCAGCGCCGGGATGCTCCTGTCCGCGGAGGAATTGGGGCTGGAGGGTCTGGACGGCGAAGGGGGGCTGCTGTCCCTGCCCGAGGAGGCCCCGGAGGGGACGGACTTCCGCGCCTGGGCGGGGCTGGACGTCCCGGTGCTGGACCTGTCCATCACCCCCAATCGGGGGGATCTCTGCTCCCTCATGGGGGTGGCTCGGGAGGTCCACGGCCTGCTGGAGGACGCCCCGCTGCGGGGCCCCCTTCCTCTGTCGGGGACCGGAGAGGTGGAGTGGGCGGACTCCTTCGGGGGCATCCGGCTGGAGGATTCGGGGTGCGAGCAGTACGCCCTGGGGTATGGAGAGAACATCCGCATCGCCCCCGCCCCCCTGGAGGCCCGGCTGAAGCTCCTTCTCTCGGGGATGCGCCCGGTGAGCAACGTGGTGGACGCCACGAACCTGGCCATGCTCCTCTTCGGTCAGCCCCTTCACGCCTTCGACCGGGACCGGTTGCCCGGTTCGGACATCCGGGTCCGCGGCGCCCGCCCGGGGGAAAGGCTGGTCACCCTGGACGGGAAGGAACGGGTCCTGGAGGAGCAGGACCTGGTCATCGCCAGCGGAGAGACCCCCATCGGCCTGGCGGGGGTCATGGGGGGGCTGGACTCGGAGATCGTCCCGGAGACGAAACGAATCCTCCTGGAGTCGGCGGTGTTCGATCCCTCCCGGGTGAGCCGCACCTCCCGACGGCTGGGTCTCCCCAGCCAGGCGGCGTTCCGGTTCAGCCGGGGTCTGGATTCGACCCGGGTGCTCCCGGCGGCGGAGTACGTGCTGGATCTTCTCTCCCGCTGGGCGGGCATGAGGCCGGGAAATCGGATCCTCCATCAGTTTCGGGACATCCCCGCCCCTCGGACGGTGCTCCTGCGCCGGGAGACCCTGCGCCGGGTGCTGCTCTGGGACGGCCTGGAGGAGGCCGTCCCGGGTCTGGAGCGGCTGGGATTCGGGGTGCAGCCCCAGGAGGGACTGGGGGAGGACCGGGTCCTCTTCCGTGTGCCCTCGTGGCGCAACGACGTGGAGGCGGAGGAGGACCTGGTGGAGGAGGTGGGGCGCCTTCGGGGCTACGACCGCATCGCTCCCCGGATCCCCGGCTGCCTGCACGGTCGGGGCGTGCTCCCCGAGAGCTTCCTGGCCCTGCGGCAGGTGCGCCAGGCGGCGTTGGCTCGGGGGTACGTGGAGGTCATGACCTACAGCTTCCTGCACCCTCGGGAGCTGGAGCGGCTGCACTTTTCCCCCCAGGATCCCCGGGGCAACCCCCCCGGGCTGCTCAACCCCATCAGCCAGGAACAGGTGGCCATGCGCACCTGCATCCTCCCGGGGCTGCTGCGGGCGCTGGAACAGAACCTCCGGTCGGGGTGGCGCGGCTCCATGCGGTTCTTCGAGACGGGCAACGTGTTCTTCCACGATGCGCAGGAAGGTTACCGGGAATCGGAGCACCTGGCGGGGCTGGTCTACCTGGGCAAGGACAGGCACGTGCTCTACGGGGATCGCCTCCGGGAGGACTTCTTCACGGTCAAGGCGGACGTGGAGGCCCTGCTTGCCGCCCGAGGGATCGTCGCCCAGTGGCGGGAGGGAGAGGAGCCCTTCGGCCACCGGGGGCAGACCGCCGCGATCTTGCGGGACGGAGTGCCCCGGGGCACCCTCTGCCGCCTGAAGCCCGCACTGGCCCGGGAGCTGGATGCGGAGGAAGGAATCTTCGTCTTCGAGCTGGACCTGGATGCCTTCAGCCCCGCGGTGCGGGGGGTTTACGGAAACCCCTTCCGCTTCCCTCCCGCCCAGCGAGACGTGGCCCTTTTGGTGTCGGTGGACCGCCCCGCAGAGGCGGTGCGGGAGGAGATCCTGACCCTGGGGGACCGGGAGCGGATCCGAGGGGTGGAACTCTTCGACCATTTCGAGGGCAAGGGCATCCCCGAGGGGTTCCGCAGCCTGGCCTTCTCGGTGCTCTACCGCCACCCCGACCGGACCCTCCGGGACGAGGAAGTGGAGGGAGCCCACCTGGAGCTGCGCCGCAAACTGCAGGAAAAGGGATACACTCTACGGTAG
- a CDS encoding CvpA family protein, translating to MTSPVDYLVAAAGAFWILKGLFRGFAGEVLSLLGWVLGVFAGLRFGGGRLLRFRKAWGWSLPLPPPWAFWGCSWGVCWRRRSFPGSSGPP from the coding sequence GTGACGTCTCCCGTGGACTACCTGGTGGCCGCCGCCGGGGCGTTCTGGATCCTCAAGGGCCTCTTCCGGGGTTTCGCCGGGGAGGTCCTTTCCCTTCTGGGGTGGGTCCTGGGGGTGTTCGCGGGGCTGCGCTTCGGGGGGGGGCGGCTTCTCCGCTTCAGAAAAGCCTGGGGCTGGAGCCTCCCCTTGCCGCCGCCCTGGGCTTTTTGGGGGTGCTCCTGGGGTGTCTGTTGGCGGCGGCGCTCCTTTCCCGGGTCGTCCGGTCCGCCTTAA
- a CDS encoding CvpA family protein, with protein sequence MLLGCLLAAALLSRVVRSALSAVRLSLLDRLLGGVLGAAKVLLLLFGIYFLGTLVSPWLAPHWTDGSVALRFAQSHWEEVQSLGGRLGLSPTGTRVPHPLPPFLQEAPQHPEGNP encoded by the coding sequence GTGCTCCTGGGGTGTCTGTTGGCGGCGGCGCTCCTTTCCCGGGTCGTCCGGTCCGCCTTAAGCGCCGTGCGCCTCTCCCTTCTGGACCGTCTCCTGGGAGGGGTCTTGGGGGCGGCCAAGGTCCTGCTGCTGCTCTTCGGGATCTATTTCCTGGGGACCCTAGTCTCTCCCTGGCTCGCCCCCCACTGGACCGACGGGAGCGTGGCCCTTCGGTTCGCCCAAAGCCATTGGGAGGAGGTCCAAAGCCTCGGGGGGCGGCTGGGACTTTCCCCCACGGGAACCCGGGTCCCTCATCCCCTGCCTCCCTTCCTCCAGGAGGCGCCGCAGCACCCCGAAGGAAACCCATAG
- the pheS gene encoding phenylalanine--tRNA ligase subunit alpha encodes MSDMLRDVERMEAAFAETMEKVRSLGDLEALRLEYLGKKGALTGLLRLLGQAAPEERPALGQAVNRLRDACEESLKVRAAELREQEEEAAEARDRVDVSLPGCGRPYGRPHPVVQTFQEILDIFVSLGFSVASGPEIETDFFNFEALNFKAHHPARDMQDTFFVEKDRLLRTHTSPVQVRSMLAQGAPLRIVIPGRVYRRDSDPTHSPMFHQVEGLLLDENISVADLKGCLQAFVDAIFGRPLRSRFRGSYFPFTEPSLEMDVECVVCAGNPAGCRVCKGTGWLEILGAGMVHPNVLRSGGVDPERYGGFAWGMGVDRVAMLKYGLSDLRPLFEGDLAYLTGGN; translated from the coding sequence ATGAGCGACATGCTCCGGGATGTGGAGCGGATGGAGGCAGCCTTCGCCGAGACCATGGAGAAGGTTCGGTCCCTGGGGGACCTGGAAGCCCTCCGGCTGGAGTACCTGGGCAAGAAGGGCGCGTTGACAGGGCTGCTTCGTCTCCTGGGCCAGGCGGCCCCGGAGGAGCGTCCGGCCCTGGGTCAGGCGGTGAACCGGCTTCGGGACGCCTGCGAGGAGAGCCTGAAGGTCCGGGCGGCGGAACTGCGGGAGCAGGAAGAGGAGGCGGCGGAGGCCCGGGACCGGGTGGACGTGTCCCTCCCCGGGTGCGGTCGCCCCTACGGCCGCCCCCATCCGGTGGTACAGACCTTTCAGGAGATCCTGGACATCTTCGTCTCCCTGGGCTTCTCCGTGGCCTCGGGCCCGGAGATCGAGACGGACTTCTTCAACTTCGAGGCCCTGAACTTCAAGGCCCACCACCCCGCCCGGGACATGCAGGACACCTTCTTCGTGGAGAAGGATCGCCTGCTGCGGACCCACACCTCCCCGGTGCAGGTGCGGAGCATGCTGGCCCAGGGGGCGCCCCTTCGGATCGTCATTCCCGGACGGGTGTATCGCCGGGACAGCGACCCGACCCATTCCCCCATGTTCCATCAGGTGGAGGGGCTGCTCCTGGACGAGAACATCTCCGTGGCGGACCTGAAGGGCTGCCTGCAGGCCTTCGTGGACGCCATCTTCGGGCGTCCCCTGCGGTCCCGCTTCCGGGGAAGTTACTTCCCCTTCACGGAGCCCTCCCTGGAGATGGACGTGGAGTGCGTGGTCTGCGCGGGGAATCCCGCGGGGTGCCGGGTCTGCAAGGGGACCGGCTGGCTGGAGATCCTGGGGGCGGGGATGGTGCACCCCAACGTGCTGCGCAGCGGAGGGGTGGACCCGGAACGCTACGGCGGCTTCGCCTGGGGCATGGGGGTGGACCGGGTGGCCATGCTCAAGTACGGCCTCTCGGACCTGCGTCCCCTCTTCGAGGGAGACCTGGCGTACCTGACGGGGGGGAACTAG
- a CDS encoding TrkH family potassium uptake protein: MRIYSSLRVERMLVLGFLSLITAGTLVLWAVDRLSGHPLSLLDALFTATSAVCVTGLAVVDTGRDLSLPAQGVLLLLIQLGGLGVMTATTALPLVFGMKIHLRQRLLFAGGLGMDTPQGAVRLLSTVLRYTLAVEALMAAPLFWGFLQREAPGRAAYLAVFHSISAFCNAGFSPYGDSLETFAGTFWVPGAVMVLVVLGGLGFPVAAELRACARRRHPLSAYTRMVLVVTAGLILLGTVLLAFSEWDRAFRDLPPLLKGWNALFHSITPRTAGFDTVALRNFSGLGLGITLTLMFVGASPASTGGGIKTTTFGVLLACSWKEVQGEEETVVWGRRIDPRTQRKALALTVLYLATLFLAVLGLCLYEPFSFRDLLFEAFSAMGTVGLSVGITPRLTPEGKMILVFLMFWGRVGIVTFLYGILARTRPGKVQYPSAQMPIG, from the coding sequence GTGCGGATCTACAGCTCTCTGCGCGTCGAGCGCATGCTTGTTCTGGGGTTCCTGTCGCTCATCACGGCAGGAACCCTTGTGCTTTGGGCGGTGGACCGCCTGTCGGGACACCCCTTAAGCCTTTTGGACGCCCTCTTCACCGCCACCTCCGCGGTCTGCGTCACGGGGCTTGCGGTGGTGGACACGGGGAGGGATCTGAGCCTGCCCGCCCAGGGGGTGCTGTTGCTGCTGATCCAGTTGGGGGGCCTGGGGGTGATGACCGCCACCACGGCGTTGCCCCTGGTCTTCGGGATGAAGATCCACCTCCGGCAGCGGCTTCTCTTCGCGGGAGGGCTGGGGATGGACACTCCCCAGGGGGCGGTGCGGCTGCTGTCCACGGTGCTTCGGTACACCCTGGCGGTGGAGGCCCTGATGGCCGCACCCCTGTTCTGGGGGTTTCTCCAGAGGGAGGCCCCGGGGCGGGCGGCGTACCTGGCGGTCTTCCACAGCATCAGTGCCTTCTGCAACGCCGGGTTCTCCCCCTATGGAGACAGTCTGGAGACCTTTGCGGGGACCTTCTGGGTGCCCGGAGCGGTGATGGTCCTCGTCGTCCTGGGGGGGCTGGGGTTTCCGGTGGCGGCGGAGCTGCGGGCCTGTGCCCGCAGGCGCCACCCCCTCTCCGCCTACACCCGGATGGTGCTGGTCGTCACGGCGGGGCTGATCCTCCTGGGCACGGTCCTGCTTGCCTTCTCGGAGTGGGACCGGGCGTTTCGGGACCTTCCGCCCCTCCTGAAGGGGTGGAACGCCCTCTTCCACAGCATCACTCCCCGAACGGCGGGGTTCGACACGGTGGCCCTGAGAAACTTCTCCGGCCTGGGCCTGGGGATCACCCTCACCCTCATGTTTGTGGGGGCTTCCCCGGCCTCCACGGGGGGGGGAATCAAGACCACCACCTTTGGGGTGCTGCTGGCCTGTTCCTGGAAGGAAGTCCAGGGGGAGGAGGAGACGGTGGTCTGGGGGCGACGCATTGATCCGCGAACCCAAAGGAAGGCCCTGGCCCTGACGGTGCTGTACCTGGCCACCCTGTTCCTGGCGGTGCTGGGGCTCTGTCTCTACGAACCCTTCTCCTTCCGGGACCTGCTCTTCGAGGCCTTCTCCGCCATGGGCACGGTGGGGCTTTCGGTGGGCATCACCCCGAGGCTCACCCCGGAGGGTAAGATGATCCTGGTGTTTCTGATGTTCTGGGGCCGGGTGGGCATCGTGACCTTCCTCTACGGCATCCTCGCCCGCACCCGTCCCGGGAAGGTCCAGTACCCCTCGGCGCAGATGCCCATCGGCTAG
- a CDS encoding potassium channel family protein, giving the protein MKEESKSYLVIGLGRFGTALCNRLVDLGQRVVGVDKVRAHVEELADRLDLAAQLDATDEEALVKVGAKDADVAVVAIGEGVEASVLATAILRDLGIPLVVARAIDPLHAKVLERVGAHRVFSPEQDMGVRMAEQLAHPWLAHFTALQQTDFLVGEMAPLEEMTGKTLQDLHFTHRYKAMILLVERGGTRFLPRADTVILPTDRLWVAGRQEDLAQWLDGTDSEGK; this is encoded by the coding sequence ATGAAAGAGGAATCCAAGAGCTATCTGGTCATCGGGCTGGGGCGTTTCGGTACGGCCCTGTGCAACCGGCTGGTGGACCTGGGACAGCGGGTGGTGGGAGTGGACAAGGTGCGCGCCCACGTGGAGGAGCTGGCGGATCGCCTGGATCTGGCGGCGCAGCTGGACGCCACGGACGAGGAGGCTCTGGTGAAGGTGGGGGCCAAGGACGCGGACGTGGCGGTGGTGGCCATCGGGGAGGGCGTGGAGGCAAGCGTGCTGGCCACGGCCATCCTCCGGGACCTGGGCATCCCCCTGGTGGTGGCCCGGGCCATCGATCCCCTTCACGCCAAGGTGCTGGAACGGGTGGGGGCCCACCGGGTCTTTTCCCCGGAGCAGGACATGGGGGTGCGGATGGCGGAGCAGCTGGCCCATCCTTGGCTGGCCCACTTCACGGCCCTGCAACAGACGGATTTTCTGGTGGGGGAGATGGCCCCGCTGGAGGAGATGACCGGCAAGACGCTGCAGGACCTGCATTTCACCCATCGCTACAAGGCCATGATCCTCCTGGTGGAACGCGGGGGTACCCGCTTTCTCCCCCGGGCGGACACGGTGATCCTGCCCACGGACCGTCTTTGGGTGGCTGGAAGGCAGGAGGACCTGGCCCAGTGGCTGGATGGGACGGATTCGGAAGGGAAGTGA
- a CDS encoding S41 family peptidase codes for MSALSWTEAFEAAHGKLSREYAFGEWKSISWTDLRARFLPRIRRALQEKDERAYYLALLGYVCSLPDGHVKLKAEALSVPAALAAERAGSGFGLAAAELEEGQIIAAAILPKGPADRAGIRQGAEILAWGNEPVERALEGIDPATVPLKTLTGAFGGESPQATEAHRRLERIRLLPRAPAGAEVEAVYRNPGEAHPRIVRLVAEDDGGWTLSRVDFARRAELSDRVEHRILPGGFGYVRLGLELDLADPEHYPEGLFRQFQEAIRSFVAADAPGVVVDLRGNYGGSDRLAADLAGFFLDGPSFYEAQEYYDGRTGGFLRITFDERNLSDPVVDCISMEPQSPRYAGPVAVLVNPGTVSSGEGLAMGIRRAPRARVVGFFGSNGSFGMVGGLIRIPGGYLIGYPFGRSVDREGRIQLDSRNGVGGVHPDVRVPRTLENVLAFAAGTDVELLHALNCLREMGDPAKR; via the coding sequence TTGAGCGCCCTTTCCTGGACCGAGGCCTTCGAGGCGGCCCACGGGAAGCTGTCCCGGGAATACGCCTTCGGGGAGTGGAAGAGCATATCCTGGACGGACCTGCGGGCCCGCTTCCTGCCCCGGATCCGACGAGCCCTCCAGGAGAAGGACGAGCGAGCCTACTATCTGGCCCTGCTGGGGTACGTCTGCTCCCTTCCCGACGGACACGTCAAGCTGAAGGCGGAAGCTCTCTCCGTGCCCGCCGCCCTCGCAGCGGAACGGGCAGGGTCCGGCTTTGGGCTGGCCGCGGCGGAGCTGGAGGAGGGGCAGATCATCGCGGCGGCGATCCTCCCCAAGGGGCCCGCCGACCGGGCGGGGATCCGGCAGGGCGCGGAAATCCTGGCCTGGGGAAACGAACCGGTCGAGCGAGCCCTGGAGGGAATCGACCCGGCGACGGTTCCCCTGAAAACCCTGACCGGAGCCTTCGGGGGCGAGTCCCCTCAGGCCACGGAGGCCCACCGAAGGCTGGAGCGGATTCGGCTCCTGCCCCGAGCCCCGGCGGGGGCGGAGGTGGAGGCGGTCTACCGAAACCCCGGCGAGGCCCATCCCCGGATCGTCCGGCTCGTGGCGGAGGACGACGGCGGGTGGACCCTCTCCCGGGTGGACTTCGCCCGCCGGGCGGAACTTTCCGACCGGGTGGAGCATCGGATCCTGCCGGGAGGTTTTGGATACGTCCGGTTGGGGCTGGAACTGGACCTGGCAGACCCGGAACACTACCCCGAGGGTCTTTTCCGGCAGTTTCAGGAGGCGATCCGCTCCTTCGTCGCGGCGGACGCGCCGGGGGTGGTGGTGGACCTGCGAGGCAACTACGGGGGATCGGACCGGCTTGCGGCGGACCTGGCGGGATTCTTCCTGGACGGGCCCTCCTTCTACGAGGCCCAGGAGTACTACGACGGGAGAACCGGCGGCTTTCTGCGGATCACCTTCGACGAGCGAAACCTCTCCGACCCGGTGGTGGACTGCATCTCCATGGAACCCCAGTCGCCTCGATACGCGGGCCCCGTGGCCGTGCTGGTGAACCCGGGGACGGTCAGCTCCGGCGAGGGCCTGGCCATGGGTATCCGTCGAGCCCCCCGGGCCCGGGTGGTGGGATTCTTCGGCAGCAACGGTTCCTTCGGGATGGTGGGGGGGCTGATCCGGATACCCGGCGGTTACCTCATCGGCTACCCCTTCGGCCGCTCCGTGGACCGGGAGGGCCGGATCCAGCTCGACAGCCGAAACGGGGTGGGGGGCGTCCACCCGGACGTCCGGGTCCCCCGCACCCTGGAGAACGTGCTGGCCTTCGCCGCCGGAACGGATGTGGAGCTGCTTCACGCCCTGAACTGCCTTCGGGAGATGGGAGATCCCGCCAAGAGGTGA